A stretch of Eubalaena glacialis isolate mEubGla1 chromosome 10, mEubGla1.1.hap2.+ XY, whole genome shotgun sequence DNA encodes these proteins:
- the SLC25A45 gene encoding LOW QUALITY PROTEIN: solute carrier family 25 member 45 (The sequence of the model RefSeq protein was modified relative to this genomic sequence to represent the inferred CDS: inserted 1 base in 1 codon) encodes MVKTYRHESLLGFFKGMSFPIASMAVVSSVLFGVYSNALLALTAASHQERRAQPPSYTHVFLAGCAGGFLQAYCLAPFDLIKVWLQNQTEPKGKSGSPPPQYRGPVHCAASIFQAEGPRGLFRGAWALMLRDNPTLGIYFVTYEWLCRQFTPDGQNPSSGTVLVAGGFAGVTSWVTATPLDVIKXRKQMAGLRQRLHRGLLDCMVSSARREGLGVFFRGLSINSARAFPVNATSTYSRG; translated from the exons CAAGACTTACCGCCACGAGTCG CTCCTGGGCTTCTTCAAGGGAATGAGCTTCCCCATCGCCAGCATGGCTGTGGTCAGCTCTGTCCTGTTCGGGGTCTACAGCAACGCCCTGCTGGCACTGACGGCCGCCTCCCACCAGGAGCGGCGGGCCCAGCCGCCCAGCTATACGCACGTCTTCCTAGCCGGCTGCGCAGGGGGGTTCCTGCAG GCCTACTGCTTGGCCCCTTTTGACCTCATCAAAGTCTGGTTGCAAAACCAGACAGAGCCCAAGGGGAAGTCAGGGAGCCCCCCACCCCAGTACCGGGGGCCCGTGCACTGCGCGGCCTCCATCTTCCAGGCCGAGGGGCCCCGGGGGCTGTTCCGGGGAGCCTGGGCCCTGATGCTGCGGGACAACCCCACCCTAGGAATCTATTTCGTCACCTATGAATGGCTGTGTCGCCAATTCACGCCGGATGGCCAGAACCCCA GCTCGGGCACAGTGCTGGTGGCAGGGGGCTTTGCTGGCGTCACCTCTTGGGTCACAGCCACCCCCTTAGACGTGATCA CCCGGAAGCAGATGGCGGGGCTGAGGCAAAGGTTGCACCGGGGGCTGCTGGACTGCATGGTGAGCAGCGCCCGGCGGGAAGGGCTGGGGGTCTTCTTCCGGGGGCTCAGCATCAACAGTGCCCGTGCCTTTCCTGTCAACGCTACGAGTACCTACTCCCGGGGATGA